In Anopheles gambiae chromosome 2, idAnoGambNW_F1_1, whole genome shotgun sequence, a single window of DNA contains:
- the LOC1271447 gene encoding uncharacterized protein LOC1271447, translating to MDPSKRLKKSGVASKRAKAIWERFEKEWEEENLPGTSSGVDQQASSYGNVQPDAEEVADMPLESEAADYVSDDDEDADCSVLEDDWSEGVLEDEVNEDEYFDADEAPEGNAYASRLRIWALTHKITHSALSDLLVLTRETTNISLPRCAKTLLKTPKQVERHFTAVGEGQLWYQGIQSTLQQYYRSVPPVIRLIEANIAVDGLPMHNSGPTQLWPILMHIVNLPALPIMVLGVFCGATKPSCLEGFLRPLVDDINRVLVQGIDVNGIIIDFRLKAIVADTPARAFIKGVTYPPGLEACIKCKIVGSHDGTKTIYEGTAEVRTDKEFRNGDYVKHQKYYTPLLDIDEVDIVTQTTIADDLHLFALGIEKNYLKVLQLVLYTLFRSGQNRSS from the exons ATGGATCCTTCCAAACGCTTGAAGAAAAGTGGAGTGGCGAGCAAGCGTGCCAAAGCAATTTGGGAGCGCTTTGAAAAGGAATGGGAAGAGGAAAATCTTCCGGGAACAAGCAGCGGTGTCGATCAACAAG CATCATCATACGGGAATGTGCAGCCGGATGCCGAGGAAGTTGCCGATATGCCCTTGGAATCAGAAGCAGCGGATTACGTTTCTGATGACGATGAAGACGCTGATTGCTCGGTGTTGGAAGACGATTGGAGTGAAGGCGTATTGGAGGACGAAGTCAATGAGGATGAGTATTTTGATGCTGATGAAGCCCCCGAAGGCAATGCTTATGCTAGCAGGCTTAGGATATGGGCTTTAACTCATAAAATAACGCATTCTGCATTGAGTGATTTGCTGGTGTTGACTCGTGAAACTACAAATATTTCTCTTCCTAGGTGTGCAAAGACGCTACTGAAGACTCCGAAACAGGTGGAGAGACATTTTACGGCCGTTGGAGAAGGGCAGCTTTGGTACCAAGGAATACAAAGCACTCTCCAACAATATTATCG ATCTGTACCACCAGTCATCAGATTGATAGAAGCTAATATCGCGGTAGATGGACTTCCGATGCATAATAGTGGACCAACGCAGCTATGGCCTATATTAATGCACATAGTTAATCTACCAGCACTGCCAATCATGGTGCTGGGTGTATTTTGTGGTGCGACAAAACCGAGCTGTTTGGAAGGGTTTCTCCGGCCTTTAGTGGATGATATCAACCGCGTACTGGTGCAAGGCATTGATGTTAACGGAATTATCATCGACTTTCGCCTGAAAGCTATTGTAGCAGATACACCAGCTCGTGCGTTCATCAAAG gAGTAACGTATCCTCCTGGGCTGGAAGCATGTATTAAGTGCAAAATAGTTGGCAGCCATGACGGAACCAAAACAATATATGAAGGAACAGCTGAAGTTCGGACCGACAAAGAATTTAGAAACGGAGACTACGTGAAACACCAAAAATATTACACGCCATTATTAGATATAGATGAAGTAGACATCGTAACACAAACAACGATAGCCGATGACCTTCACTTGTTCGCACtaggaatagaaaaaaattacTTAAAGGTTTTACAACTGGTGCTTTACACCCTTTTCCGAAGTGGTCAAAACAGGAGCAGTtag